Proteins encoded within one genomic window of Sandaracinaceae bacterium:
- a CDS encoding leucyl aminopeptidase, whose amino-acid sequence MKVTLSTDAPIDVRADLLAIGVSGNPSRDANVKAIDKASNKALRNAIRLDDFSGKAGQTLKCTPGGIKAKSVLLVGLGDGEPDVAAVRQLAATAGQAASTYGTVAIALPSEDPALVRAATSGAVLGGYRFDRYFTGDRAPKKTLGSAKILVSKRTPELREAQNAGVALGESVNHARDLVNAPPNDLHPTALAEFAKTQCKELGVQCKVWDKKGIEKLGMHLLLAVNRGSGQEPRFIHMTHKPKGRKPVAKVCFVGKGLTFDAGGLCLKPAKSMLDMKCDMAGAATTVGVVLAAARLDLPIEVHGVIGSTENMLGDDAYRPGDVFPSLDGKFVEIINTDAEGRLVLADALAYATKEIGADYLFDHATLTGACMVALGPWTAGLFSDDDDFAARYSAASQVEGESYWRLPLNPELREMLKSDIADLKHTGNREGGAITAALFLKEFVGDARWMHLDIAGPAFLDRPHGVAPKGGSGFGVMTAIRFLESLAEPEPEAEETEEA is encoded by the coding sequence ATGAAGGTCACGCTCTCCACCGACGCACCCATTGACGTTCGCGCCGACCTGCTGGCGATCGGCGTCTCCGGCAACCCGAGCCGGGACGCGAACGTCAAGGCCATCGACAAGGCGTCGAACAAGGCTCTGCGCAACGCGATCCGACTCGACGACTTCTCCGGCAAGGCCGGACAGACGCTCAAGTGCACGCCCGGCGGCATCAAGGCGAAGTCCGTGCTGCTCGTCGGTCTCGGCGACGGCGAGCCCGACGTGGCCGCCGTCCGGCAGCTCGCGGCGACCGCGGGACAGGCCGCGAGCACCTACGGCACCGTGGCGATCGCCTTGCCCTCCGAGGACCCGGCGCTCGTGCGCGCCGCGACCTCGGGCGCGGTGCTCGGCGGCTACCGCTTCGACCGCTACTTCACGGGCGACCGCGCGCCGAAGAAGACGCTCGGCAGCGCGAAGATCCTCGTCAGCAAGCGCACTCCTGAGCTGCGCGAGGCGCAGAACGCGGGCGTCGCGCTCGGCGAGAGCGTCAACCACGCGCGCGACCTCGTGAACGCGCCTCCGAACGACCTGCACCCGACCGCGCTGGCCGAGTTCGCCAAGACGCAGTGCAAGGAGCTCGGCGTCCAGTGCAAGGTCTGGGACAAGAAGGGCATCGAGAAGCTGGGCATGCACCTGCTGCTCGCGGTCAACCGCGGCAGCGGCCAGGAGCCTCGCTTCATCCACATGACCCACAAGCCCAAGGGCAGGAAGCCCGTGGCCAAGGTCTGCTTCGTGGGCAAGGGCCTGACGTTCGATGCGGGCGGCCTCTGCCTCAAGCCCGCCAAGTCGATGCTCGACATGAAGTGCGACATGGCCGGCGCCGCCACCACCGTGGGCGTCGTGCTCGCGGCCGCGCGGCTCGACCTGCCCATCGAGGTGCACGGCGTCATCGGCTCCACCGAGAACATGCTCGGTGACGACGCCTACCGCCCGGGTGACGTCTTCCCGTCGCTCGACGGCAAGTTCGTCGAGATCATCAACACCGACGCCGAGGGCCGCCTCGTGCTCGCCGACGCGCTCGCCTACGCGACCAAGGAGATCGGCGCGGACTACCTCTTCGATCACGCGACGCTGACGGGAGCCTGCATGGTGGCCCTGGGCCCGTGGACGGCCGGCCTCTTCAGCGACGACGACGACTTCGCGGCGCGGTACAGCGCGGCCTCGCAGGTCGAGGGGGAGAGCTACTGGCGGCTCCCGCTCAACCCCGAGCTCCGCGAGATGCTCAAGAGCGACATCGCGGATCTCAAGCACACCGGCAACCGCGAGGGCGGCGCGATCACGGCCGCGCTCTTCCTCAAGGAGTTCGTCGGCGACGCGCGCTGGATGCACCTCGACATCGCGGGCCCGGCCTTCCTCGACCGCCCGCACGGGGTCGCGCCCAAGGGCGGCAGCGGCTTCGGGGTGATGACCGCGATCCGCTTCCTCGAGTCCCTCGCCGAGCCTGAGCCCGAGGCCGAGGAGACCGAGGAGGCGTGA